In Cuculus canorus isolate bCucCan1 chromosome 8, bCucCan1.pri, whole genome shotgun sequence, a single genomic region encodes these proteins:
- the CCN1 gene encoding LOW QUALITY PROTEIN: CCN family member 1 (The sequence of the model RefSeq protein was modified relative to this genomic sequence to represent the inferred CDS: inserted 1 base in 1 codon), giving the protein MPRALAAAAARNARRQRPPRPLIKRRRRRRPQSAXVSAATAMGAPPAALAAAILCLAPLALGSLCPAVCQCPATVPQCSPGVGLVLDGCGCCKVCAKQLNEDCSRVQPCDHTKGLECNFGASPAALKGICRAQSEGRPCEYNSKIYQNGESFQPNCKHQCTCIDGAVGCIPLCPQELSLPNLGCPSPRLVKVPGQCCEEWVCDESKDALDELEGFFSKEFGLDDSEGELTRNNELIAIVKGGLKMLPVFGSEPQSRAFENPKCIVQTTSWSQCSKTCGTGISTRVTNDNPDCKLIKETRICEVRPCGQPSYASLKKGKKCTKTRKSPYPVKFTYAGCSSVKKYRPKYCGSCVDGRCCTPQQTRTVKIRFRCDDGETFTKSVMMIQSCRCNYNCPHANEAYPYYRLVNDIHKFRD; this is encoded by the exons ATGCCGCGAGCGTTGGCCGCGGCCGCTGCCCGGAACGCGCGACGTCAGCGGCCCCCGCGCCCCCTTATaaagcggcggcggcggcggcggccccaGAGCG CAGTCAGCGCAGCCACCGCCATGGGAGCGCCGCCGGCCGCGCTCGCAGCAGCCATCCTCTGCCTCGCACCGCTG GCTCTGGGCTCACTCTGCCCTGCCGTCTGCCAGTGCCCGGCGACTGTCCCGCAGTGCTCCCCGGGCGTGGGGCTGGTCCTGGACGGCTGCGGGTGCTGCAAGGTCTGTGCCAAGCAGCTGAACGAAGACTGCAGCCGGGTGCAGCCCTGCGACCACACCAAGGGGCTGGAGTGCAACTTCGGCGCCAGCCCCGCAGCGCTGAAGGGCATCTGCAGAG cccaaTCCGAGGGGAGACCGTGTGAATACAACTCCAAAATCTACCAGAACGGCGAAAGCTTCCAGCCGAACTGTAAACACCAGTGTACGTGCATAGATGGAGCTGTGGGCTGCATCCCGCTCTGCCCGCAGGAGCTCTCGCTGCCCAACCTGGGCTGTCCCAGCCCCAGGCTGGTCAAAGTCCCCGGGCAGTGCTGCGAAGAGTGGGTCTGCGATGAAAGCAAGGATGCGCTGGATGAGCTGGAAGGCTTCTTCAGCAAGGAGTTTGGGCTGGATGATTCCGAAGGTGAACTAACCAGGAACAACGAGCTCATCGCCATCGTGAAAGGAGGCCTGAAAATGCTACCAG tttttgGATCTGAGCCACAAAGCCGAGCTTTTGAGAATCCCAAATGCATCGTGCAAACAACCTCCTGGTCCCAGTGCTCAAAGACATGTGGAACCGGCATCTCCACGAGGGTTACCAATGACAATCCCGACTGCAAGCTCATCAAAGAGACCAGGATATGTGAAGTCAGGCCGTGTGGCCAGCCTAGCTATGCCTCCTTGAAG aaaggaaaaaaatgtaccaAGACTAGGAAGTCCCCATACCCAGTGAAGTTCACCTACGCTGGATGCTCCAGCGTGAAGAAGTACCGCCCCAAGTACTGCGGCTCGTGCGTGGACGGCAGGTGCTGTACGCCTCAGCAGACCAGGACTGTCAAGATCCGGTTCCGCTGCGACGATGGAGAAACCTTCACCAAGAGCGTCATGATGATCCAGTCCTGCCGATGCAACTACAACTGCCCGCACGCGAACGAAGCTTACCCCTACTACAGACTAGTCAACGACATCCACAAATTTAGGGACTAA